The following is a genomic window from candidate division KSB1 bacterium.
TGAAGGCGGTCCCGAATTGCTGTGGTCGACGGAAATCCTTGGCGGCGGCCGGGGTGGCGGTCAATAAGCTGGTGAGCAAGGTGGCGTCCGAGGTGGTGATCCGGGAAGCGAAAACGCGACTGTGCGATGTGCCGGACGGCACGGAAGCGCGCTTTCTGGCGCCCCTGATTGTGAGTTATTTGCCGGACATCGGCAAGAAAACGCGTCAGGAGCTTTTGGACCTGAATCTGCGCCTGATTTGCGATGTGGCCGCCATTCAGGCGGAGCAGCTGCAGATGGTATTCGGACGCCGGGGACTGCTGCTGCATCAGCGGGCGCACGGCATTGATCCCAGGCCGGTGCAGCCGCCCAAACGGGCGTTGCGCGTGGTGGAACCTCTGATTCTGGAAACCGATTGCAATCACCGCGGCGTGCTGCTGTCGCATTTGCACGCCATGCTGGCGCGCGCCGTGCAGCGGCTGCGCCGCATGCGGCGTCTGACCGGCTGTCTGGTGATCGAGGTGCAGTATTCCGATTACAAAACCAACCGCGCCCGGCAGCGTTTTCGGGCCATGGACACCGAACCGGAACTGGCGCCGGCGCTGCGCGATCTGTTTCCGCGCGCCGTCACCCGGCGCGTGCGCGTGCGCAAGATGACTCTGACGCTGGAACACCTGAGCAAACCGCCGCAGCAGCTGTCCCTGTTCGAACCGCCCGGCGACCCGCGTATCCGCAGCATCAGTACGGCTGTGGACCGCATCCGCGACCGGTTCGGCGATGACGTCATCCGGTTTGGATACGGCGAGCGGGCGGCGTGAGGTGGAAGGATATAAAAATGCTTTTAGGCAGAAAGCGAGAAAGATAGAATGGTCTCAGATATTCTAAAGACTCTTGAACTACTTGTGGCGGTGTTAAGGGAGGGCTTGTCTAAGAAGAGGGAGTCAATCTCCAAGCAATTAGTCGCTCTTTTTAAAATGATAAAAAAAATTGTAACCAAGGCTTATAAAATTCGGGAATCTTTGGAAGTTGGAAAGTACTCACTTCCAAATCGATCAGAGTATAGCAAAAGGATTAACTGGGCTTCTGATATACGGTTCAAATTTATTTTTCAATCCTTGCTATGCTGAGGACAATGCTCAGTCAAATAAGAATATGCCCCCAAAAGACAAAAAGAGCTATATGAGTCAATTGTGGGGTATGATGAGAGAGGGTACACGTATAAAATTCTCACATAAATATAAAGGAAAAAACCATGACATAGAGATAAAGAGAACCCCTGAAGGCGGACATATAGATATATCAGATAAAAAGAAAGGGATGCATTATGTTGATGAGGGTTGCAATGGAAGAATAGATCCTTATGAGCTGATAACATTCAGATCAATAGATAGAAAAAACATAGTTTTAATAAATGGTATATATCATATGAGCAAATTCTTGGATAAACAAGAATTTAATTAACAAAATTTTAGATGAACTGAAAAGTAGTTATCTATAAACTCTAAAACCCAATGTACGCCAAGAAGCAAAGGTCGCAGAAAAGGACAAGATTTAATCAAATTCAGTAACGTCCGGTTAGGTTTTTGCACGTAAGTAATTTCGTCGATTTTTTCTATGAGATTTTCTACGATTTTTCTTGTCGGAATCTCGCACTTCATTTTGAATTTGAATACGGAGTTCTCGCACTCTTTCGATGTTAACTTTTTCGTTATAATTTTCATGACAATAGATTGCCAGCAGCAAATATGTAATGAGGCCGCCGAGAATTTGAACCATAAGTCCGTACTGACTTCGAGCTATGAGATGATAGACTTTGAGATGGCGTTTCCACCAAGCGAAGAAATTTTCAATTTCCCAACGAAGTTTGTATGCCTGAGCAACATCTTCTGCAGAGAGGTCATAACGATTTGTCGCGATCCAGTATTTTACATTGCCGATTTTATAACCGACAAGTCGTATCGACTTTTTTGTTTGATTGGTGCCCGGCGTCCCCAATAAAACTATAGCATCATAAAAAACAATGCTTTCTGGTTTTTATGTCATGTGCATAAAGACATTTTTTTTTCGTCGATGCTTTGATGCGGCAGAAAAATTGACGACCGTCCTCCTGCCATTGGTCAAAGCGTTTATGGCATTGATAGCCCCGATCAAGAACGCCGGACTGGTCAGAAGAGAGTATTTGATCGACAAATGGTCGTTCACCGGCTAAACCGCCTGTGAGATATAGTTTTTTTGGAATGGACCGATTAATATCAAAACCGAGATGAACTTTTGCCTTTTTAGAGCCGTTTCTATAATCAGCCCAAGTCATTGAAAGAACAGCATCAATCAAAGAACCGTCGATGGCAACAAGCTCCCCAAATGTTCAAATTGCTTTGGGATAGTGGTCGCAGCTTTGGCTTGAAGTTCATTAAAAACAACAGCTAGTTGTTCGAGGCCGCGATTGTTGATAGCCTCAAAAAAGCTACTTTTTTTGATTCCATCTTTCGGGGCAATATGCTCCCGAGCAAATGTATCTTCTTGAAGAACCTGGACAAGATGAGTCCCTGATTCATGCTCTTCAAGATGATAAAACACGAGGGCATTAAGTTGATCTTCAAATGTCATTTGCAGAGGTCGATCTCCTCGTGAAACTAATGGTGGTACCTTGGACAAGATAGCCTTGATCGGTTCCATTAGTCTTTTGAATGTTTTAGATTTTTGTCGAGGCTTAAACTTTTTGAATTTACGTCGCATTTCCATAACACCTTATATTTATTAATGTTATGAAAGTCGACTTCAAAATTTTTGACGTAATGTCAAGTGTTTTTCTGTGTTATGTCATATTTTTTTGTATAATCTGAGCGTTGCAATTACCTAACCGGACGTTACTGATAATGTTCGGGAAATATTTAAAACTAAAGTGGCAGGTTTCAATCGGAATAGGTGGCAGGTTTCAGCCGGAATGACCGGCAGTTTTCAGCGGAATGGGTGGCAGGTTTGCTCCGGAATACCCAATTGGCGCAATCGCAATAGAGAAGTATGAAATACCATGAATAGGAAATTGCTAAAATCAAACCAATAATCGGGCCTCCATATGCTAATACTAAAAATAAATTCCTTTTTAACTTTTCCTTTGGAAAAGACAAAAGTAAAAATGTGGTCGGATCAAAAGAACCCGGTGCTTTTCTTAGTATTGCATCACCACTTGCAATTTTTATCAATATTTCTTTATATGTTAGACCATGACTTGTAAACTCTGGAATATTTGATGTTTTGTATTCCAAAGAATACATCTCTCCAAAATTAGAATTTACCAGATAGTTTATTTTATTTTCAATATCTCTAATATTTTTAGTTTTATCAACTAAATCTGTATTATATCTTGTTTCTGTCTCTTGATCATGCAATTTATTATCTTGTTTGTTGGTATCCGAAGATTTAAGATGCATCAAGTCAAATCCACAATTGGGGCACTTTATTTTATCAAAATCTTGATAGGAATGGCAATAGGGGCATATTTTTAACTTGACGCTATCGTTGTCTGTAGTCATATTTTTCTTTTTCTTTTTTTTAACGTTTTGTTTTTTCTTACTTTTTGTGGATTTTGACATTTTATTCGCTGCAAGTAATATCAATCCAATTAATAACAAAATAATTGTTACATATTGCTGGATTGATAGGGCATAGATAATAATAATTAGTCCGACTACTATTAATAAATCGTCCAAAAAATTAATAATGTTTTCTTTTTTAGATTTTACCACTAAATATGCTTTTTGCATGGAAAGGTATATTTTTAACTTGGTAGAAAACAAAAGTAAAAGACTTGAAAGAAAATAAACTGATCCACAAAATACTAGAATAATGCTTGTTACTTTAATAGACGAGTTATTTGTTATTTCTATACCATCATAAAAAACAGTATTGGTGATAAATATTGAAAAAGCATTATAATAGGAGATCAAAAAGCCATAAATCCCAGCAATAATCATCAAATATTTCGCCCAAGAGTAACCACGGTCTATAAAAAGAAACCATGCTGATAAAAGTATTTCAGAAATTGCCAGAGAGTATAAATAATTATTGTCAATATAGATAACGGGAATTAACCTAAAAGCTATCAAAGCTAATGCATTTAGAATAAACAAAAATATCAAAAAATTCTGACCACTAACAATGAGATTTTTATGAGGCATAATTCACAAGATTTTTAAAATTTATTAGTACCAAATTTTATAATCTGGTATATAATATTTATGTATACATACTTATTAATACCTAAACTGAGCGATTCTTCGAAAAATAAAAAACCTTTTGGGATTATAATGGATTGTTATTATTTTAATTAAGACAAAATCAACTAAAATCAATCCACGCACCCAAAAGGTGACAATAATATGAAGAAAAAAACCAATTCAAAGCAAGTAAAAATTTCAAAAATCGAGGTCACAACTGAAAAAATGAGCGGGCGCGGCGGCCTGTTTTTCTTTATCAAATATGTCGAAAACATTGGTTTTTTCAAGCTTTTCGAACAATGTCTTGGTTCTCTAAAAGGTTCGGCCAAGGGCATTAGTTGCTTTCAGTTTATTAAACAAGTTGTGGGCTGGTTCATTGATGGCACCGACCGTTCCATGTTAGGCTTTGATCGACGTAAAAACGACGACGCTTATGCCGCGCTCCTAGAGAATGAGCCTTGGCACATGGCGACATCGCATCAGATAAAGAGAATGTTTCGCCGACTTGGTTTTGTCGGACAATGGCTCTTTCGTTCTATTTTGCTCAAGCTTTTTATCTGGCGCCTTCATGTTGAAAAGCCCAAAGTGATCATATTATTCGCTGATACGGTGGTCTTTGACAATGACGATGCCCAAAAACGTCAAGGCGTTAAGCCAACTTATAAGAAGAAAAGGGCTTTCAGCCGCTGCAAATCAGCTGGGGGCCTTATGTGGTGGATGCATTGTTCCGTCCTGGCAATGTGCACTGCAATCATGGGACAGATTTGAGAAAAGCTGTTGGACGTTTGGTCAAAGCGATTCGAACCCATTATGCTGATGTGCCAATCATACTGCTTAAAGACAGCGGTTTTTTAGATGATAAGAATTTCAGATTTTTTGAAGAACGCCTCGGCATTCATTATGCGTGCAGCGGAAAGCTCTATAAGGGTATTAAACAATATGTTAAAGAAGTTCCTGTTGATCGATTTCACTTGTATCAAATGTCGTGGTCGTTTGTTGAATTTGGTAACCGGCTTGACACGTGGTCTACATTTCGGCGATGCATTTTCACATCACAAGAAACCGAAGATAATGGCCAGATGACCTTTGATTTTGCTCGACCGGACAATGTGATTTATACAAACATTGGCCAGAATAAAGAATGTGATGAAAAGCTGGTGCAGGCAGTTGGCGATGACTATTTAAAGGCGGAAAAGATCATTGAATTGGATCATAGTCGCGGCAAGGGTGAACTTGTTCATCGTTCACAAAAGGATTTTGTCGTATGCGAGCAGCTTCCCTTTAAAGGCTTTGGAATGAACAGAGCCTTTTATTACATTTTTTTGATGAGTCATTTTCTATACGAAGCTTTCAAGCGTGATATGACCCAGGATGTGTTACCGGTTACGAGCTATCCCAGCACTTTTCGCCGGACTGTAATTGATTTTGCTGTCAAGATAATATCGACGAGTCAACAGGTAATCTCTGAAAGTCACCCAAGCTACTTATGATGCATTAAAAATTCCACTTTTATGGCAGGCGATTCGCGAACAAAAACCAGCTTTCATGACATAGAGCAAAATGTTTCCAGAAAATTTTATTTCACAGGATTGATACGCCCTAATGTTAGTTTTTTCATGTTTTTAGGCATAGTTCATTTTAAAAACAGGTAAAAAGACTTTTGTAACATGAAAACAGAATAGAATTTACACAAATAGACATGACTGGCTCCCTTTTGAGCCAGTTTATTTTGTTCTGTTTTAAAATCGCTCAATTTAGGTAATAATAAAGAGATTATTATAAAATCATAAACATTGTTCATGAAAAAAAACTATTTCGTCTGTACACTCTGTTCATACACATATTCAGGATCCAGTTCCACACCGTTATCCCATTCTATGGCATCAAAAGACATGTGAACGGTTACAAAGAGATTTTTATCCTTTAATTTTATGAATTTCCCCTTTTGCAAATCGGGTAAAACGTTGAAAACCTTTTTCTCTCCATTTTCAAAGGTTAACAGTATTTCATATTCCTTTAGATATCTTGCAGATTGAATACCGATATACAGTTGTATCTCCAGTCATCTCAATGGATCAATTTGAAATTGTGTTTCTCCGTTTTGGGCTAAATTCCAATTTGCAAGCAGTTCATCTTTATGGAGTTCAGCCCAGGCTTCGACCAATTTTCGTTTATTTAAAGGAAATTCTCCTTCCAGTCATTCACCTTGATTAATATCAAATGTTGATACTCCTGATAGTAGGCATGAAAATGTGGCGGATTGTGTTCAATTTTTCCGGTATACAATCTGATAATTATGCCGTAAAACATACTAATCGTGGGCATAGAGAATCGCTCAACAATTAATTACAAGATTTAGTTTTAGAATAAAAATTAATTTTCTGAATAAAATCAAGTATAAAAGCCATCATCCTGCCAGTTCAACGGATTGTTTCTAATGTAATCCGAAATTCTTTCAAAAGCCTGATCATTGCGAATAATGTGATCATAAAACCGCGACTGCCAGGTGAAATCAAATCCCAGACGATGAGCATGCCGGGTGACCGCGGATTTATATGACCGTATGAGGGTGGAAACAGATCCCGATTTGGGTGAAATATCCGACATGAATTTGTTTTTGTCCGGGGGTGGGGTGGATGGATGGCCGGTTGATATATTACCTATGGGCGCGTTCCCCGTAGGCGCGTTCCCCGTAGGCGCGTTGCATGCAACGCGCCTACGGGGAACGGGATTACCACCATGGTCCGGATGTTTGCCGGCCTTATTGCAATTAACCCCATTCACATCATTCAATATCAAAATCCCATGTACATGATTGGGCATGACCACAAATGCACCCAGATCCACGCATGGTTTGCATGATTTTTAATCTCATACCACAAAATATCGGCAATCACACCGATTTTGGACAATTGCATGGACTGGTTTACAACCGTACCGAAATAGTGTTCTCTGTTATGTGTACAGATGGTGATAAAATAGGCAGCATTCCATCGGTAATCCCAGTTTTTCAATCGGAGTGAACCGGAACGATGTCCGGTTTTGTGAGTTTTCATTTTTTAAATTCCCCTTGTTTGTTGTCCCCAAAACCCCGGGAATCAATTGATAAACGTGATTAAACTGAAAAATAAAAAATAGCTCTGGTAAATGGCTGAATTTTCAGATTTAAATAATGTATCGAAAAAGCTGTATGAAAAAACTAATACCGGTTCGCTGCAGGATTCACCGGCACACTCTGTTCATACACATATTCAGGATGTAGTTCCACACCGTTATCCCATTCTATGGCATCAAAAGACATGTGAACGGTTACAAAGAGATTTTTATCCTTTAATTTTATGAATTTCCCCTTTTGCAAATCGGGTCAAACGTTGAAAACCTTTTTCTCTCCATTTTCAAAGGTTAACAGTATTTCATATTCCTTTAGATATCTTACAGATTGAATACCGATATACAGTTGTATCTCCAGTCATGCCAATGCAACATTAATCAATTATCTAAACAAAATCAAGAAGAAAAAGTATCGGCCTGCCTGGTTACTTGTGAATCGTGGACAAGTTGCAAAGAAGGTTTCTGAAATAAAGCTATAATTTGTATAAAATTAATTTATTATAATACGGTAAGACAGTACGTACTACAGTATGTACTGTTATTATAAAACGATAATGGCATCAATATAAACCGATAGAGATGAGGCTACAGCCGGTGCGGCAAAACGGATTTCCCCCCAAAGTGAAAATTACCTCGATACAGCCTGCCTCAATCTTCTCCCTGCAATATGGACAGCACCTGTTCCGGGCTGTCGGCTTTTGCCAGTTCATCGCAAAGCGACTGGTACTGCGACAGTCTGGCGATTTCGGATAAAAGTGCGATATGGGCTCCGGATGAAGCGGGCGGCGCGATGACGAGAAAAATCAATTTGGAAGGCGTGTTGTCCATTGACCCGAAATCAATGCCGTCCGGCGCGATGCCGATCGCTGCCGTGAGTTTTTCGGCCGCGCCTGTTTTGGCGTGTGGCACGGCAATACCTTTTTCCAGCCCGGTACTCGCCTTGTCCTCGCGCGTCATAACGTCATCATAAACTTGTTCTGCATCGGATATTTGACCATCGTTCTTTAAAAGCTCAATTAATTCCCGGATCGCTTCGTTTTTATATTGCGCTTTGAGCGGGACGGCAATCACCTCTTTTGTCAATATGTCAAGTAAACTCATCACAAGCTCCTGTAATCATTCAATAATTTTGTGCGTAAATTAGCTGTTCTACAACAGATGGTCATACATATTCCAGACCCGGTCTTCATCCTTGACCATGAGCACCGAACAGGGAACACTGCGCATGGCGCGTTCTGTTTCATCATAAAACTGATCACGTCGGGATTTTATCCGGGATAATTCTCCGATGATCAGCAGATCGATCTCGTTTTCTTTGATGCAGTTTTTAATTTCACCGCTGACAGAACCGTTTTTGTTGTGCAGTTTAACATCCACACCTTTGGCCTGCGCAATTTGTTGAACATGTTTCAAATAGCGATCAGCGTCGGCATTCAGATCGCGGCGGTATTCTGCCTCTTCATCCTGGAGAAAAATACGCGATTTCACCAGGGTGCCGAGAGCCTGGGTATTGACGACGAACAGAGCCGAGATCTCTGTATGAAGTGTTTTCGCCAGACAGACGGCATAATGAGCAGCGACAATCGATTGTTCAGTCCCGTCTATGTACACCAATATGTTACGGATGATATCGCTCATACGCTCCTCCTTAATAGGCCTTTTTTTCCAGCCGTTCTTTTATTTTTTTGAGTAAAATAACCGCATCCCGTTCATTTTCTTCAAGCCGGTTTTCGATATATTGAATGGCCTCGCGATATTCGGGAATGGCGATTTTTTCCAGAGCATTTACTTTTCTGATCGTCTTTTTCACTTCCGCAGCCAGACGCATCACGGATATTTTCAGTTCGGAAAAACGTCCCATGATGTTCAACGCCTTTTTAAAATGCTCAATAGAACTGTCAATGTAAAAATGGGTGTCCAGGGTACTAAAATAGGGTGAGCGTTCCTCAAAATGGGTTTCCACGACCGGCAATGAAACGCCCATAATATTGCGTGTGCTGATATCAATATCCGCATCAATATGAACAGCGCTTGAGAGACAGAATACTTTCATTTTTCCCATTTTGAGAACGGCCTCTTCCAGCGAGTTGTAGGCCGCCTGTAACGCTTCGTCAACCAGATTCTGGTAATCCACTGTTTGATCAACCAAATCCAAAAGCTCCATCACAAGAATATTTCTTTTTTGATCCAGAAGATCATATCCCAGGTTGGCAAAGGAAAGATCCTGTTTCAGTTGCAGTAACGTGGTGCGGGTTGGTGTATAGTTGTTATACATGATAATAGGTTTCGATTTCGTCTTCGGTCAAACGTGTCAATTCGTCAACGGGCAAACTACGGAGCGCTTCCCAGCCGAGCTCAAGGGTCTCTTCTATGCTGCGGTCCTCATTGATGCCCTGGGTAATAAATTTTTCTTCAAAGATTTTGCCGAATTCAAGGTACTGAGTGTCCAGAGGCGTCAGTTCTTCTTCGCCGATAACCGAGGCCAGATTACGCACATCTTTGACATAGCTGTATGCGGCAAACAGCTGGCTGGCCAGATGCGGATGATCTTCCCGGGTCATGTCTTTGCCGATGCCGTCTTTCATCAAACGCGACAGGGAAGGGAGTCCGGCGACCGGCGGAAATATCCCGCGCGAGTTCATCTCGCGGTCAAACACGATCTGTCCCTCTGTGATATAGCCGGTGAGATCCGGGATCGGATGCGAAATATCATCATTGGGCATGGTCAGAATCGGCAGCTGTGTGATCGAGCCTTTGGAGCTTTTCAGCATTCCGGACCGCTCGTAAAGCTCTGCCAGATCCGAATACAGGTAGCCGGGATAGCCTTTACGCGACGGTATTTCACCGCGTATCGTCGAGATCTCGCGCAGCGATTCGCAATAATTGGCCATGTCAGTCAAAATGACGAGCACGTGCATATCTTTTTCAAAGGCCAGATACTCTGCCAGTGTGAGCGCGCTTCGCGGTGTGATCAGCCGCTCGATGGAGGGTTCATCCGCGAGGGATAAGAACAGCGCGACTTTGCTGGACACGCCGGATTCTTCGAATGAGCGGATAAAATAATTGGCCACATCGTGTTTCACACCCATAGCGGCGAAAATAATGGCAAATTCGGATTCGGTGCCGCGTATTTTGGCCTGCCGGGTGATCTGCGCGGCAAGCTCGTTATGAGGCAGACCGTTTCCGGAAAAGATAGGAAGTTTCTGACCGCGTATCAGCGTGTTCATGCCGTCGATCACTGATAATCCGGTCTGGATAAAATCGCGCGGGTATTCGCGAGCCGTCGGATTGATGGCTTTGCCGTTCACATTGTAATAGTTTTCAGCCCGTGGGGCGGGGCCGCCGTCCAGTGGATGTCCCAGACCGTTGAAAACCCGGCCGAGCATTTTTTCCGAAACGCCCAGTTGATGCGCCTGCCCCTTGAAACGCAGACGCGTATTCGGCAGGGTGAGAGACGCAGTGCCTTCGAACAGCTGAACCACAACCACATCCGCCGATGTGTCCAGGACGATTCCCAGACGCACAGCGCCGGAGGGATCGATACATTCAACGAGTTCCCGGAATCCGATAGGATGCGTGTTTTTGATGAACAACAGCGGTCCGTCCACTTTGTTGATTCCGACATATTCTTTGCCGCTTTTCAGTTGTTCAATCAGATTTGACGACAATGATGAGGAATCCGCTGCTTTAGGTTTTCCTTCGGTAATCTGTGTATCTTTTGTTTTATCGTTATTCAAAAATAGCCTCCAACTGGTCAAAAGAACGTCCCAGACGCGTCATCAGTTTATCAAATTCCGAGACATCCTCATTGGAAATTGAAAATTTCATTTTTACAATATCCTGATAGACCTTCATTTGTCGAAGTTTCACCAGGGTGATGCCGCTTTTAATCGCTTTTTGGCCGCGATAATAATAATGCAGAATAAGTTCAAGCATTTTATACTGTTTTTCGATGGTTGAGAACCGGTCCGTTTCGTCAAAGGCATTTTGCTGCAGAAACGCGTTTTTGAACAGTCTGCACACATCAATAATAAAGCGTTGTGAATCGGGAAGCGCGTCCGGGCCCACAAGCTTGACCACCTGGTTGAGCCGGACTTCCCGCTGCAAGAGATCCATTATATCTTTGCGGTATTTGCTCCATTCTGTTCCTGCATGCTGTTCCCACCAGGCTGCGATATCCGTCAGGTATTCGCTGTAGCTTTCCAGCCATGAGATGGCGGGATAATGGCGTGCATTGGCGAGCTGACGGTCCAGACTCCAAAAGCAGCGCACAAATCGTTTGGTGTGCTGAGTGACCGGTTCGGAAAAGTCGCCGCCCGGCGGCAAAACTGCGCCAATCAGGGTAACGGAGCCGTTTTTACCGCTCAGGGTTTCCATATATCCGGCGCGTTCGTAAAATTCAGCGACACGCGTCGGCAGATAGGCGGGAAAGCCTTCTTCGGCCGGCATTTCTTCCATACGTCCGGATAATTCGCGCAAGGCTTCCGCCCAGCGGGATGTGGAATCCGCCATCACCGCCACATGATAACCCTGGTCGCGGATATATTCGGCAAGGGTGACACCGGTATAGATGCTGGCTTCGCGGGCGGAGACCGGCATATTCGATGTATTGGCAATCAGAATGGTGCGTTCCATCAGGCTTTTGCCGGTACGCGGATCGATGAGGCTCGGGAAAGTCATTCAGGACATCGGTCATTTCATTGCCGCGCTCGCCGCAGCCGATGTACACGATAATATCGGCGTCGCACCATTTGGCCACAGCGTGCTGGGTAATGGTTTTCCCGGTTCCGAAACCTCCGGGGATGGCCACGGTACCGCCTTTGGCGATGGGAAACAGCGTATCAATAACCCGCTGGCCGGTAACGAGCGGTGTGTTCAGAGGCGCACGCGCGCTGACCGGCCGGCCGCGGCGTATGGGCCATTTCTGCGACATGCGCACGGGAATAACCGAATCTTGCGTTTTAATTTCGGCAATGGTGTCCTCAACTGTATATTCACCCCTGGAGACAATACGTTCAAGTGTTCCCTGGACAAACGGGGGAACAAGAATACGATGCTTGAACAATTCCGTCTCCTGGACGCTGCCAATGATCATGCCGCCGTGAACATCATCTCCTTTCGAGACCTCGGGTTCAAATAACCATTTCTTTTCATGATCGATTGGGGGGGATGATATGCCGCGGTCCAGAAAATCACCGCTGATATCGAGCAGCGCGGACAAGGGGCGCAGAATACCGTCATAGATCGTCCCGACCAGTCCGGGACCCAGTTCCGGAGATAATAATGCGCCGCTGCCGTAAACCGGCTCGCCGGGTTTGACCCCGGTGGTATCCTCATAAACCTGCACAATGGCTCTGTCGTTTTCCAGTTTTACAATTTCGCCGGTTAATTGATGGCTGCCGACTGCTACCAGTTCCAGCATCATGGCGTCTGTTATGCCGGTGACTTCAATAACCGGGCCATTGACTCTGAAAACAAATCCGATAATGCGTTCTTGTTTATCAC
Proteins encoded in this region:
- a CDS encoding transposase, whose translation is MPNHVHGILILNDVNGVNCNKAGKHPDHGGNPVPRRRVACNAPTGNAPTGNAPIGNISTGHPSTPPPDKNKFMSDISPKSGSVSTLIRSYKSAVTRHAHRLGFDFTWQSRFYDHIIRNDQAFERISDYIRNNPLNWQDDGFYT
- a CDS encoding DUF2442 domain-containing protein, translated to MEIQLYIGIQSARYLKEYEILLTFENGEKKVFNVLPDLQKGKFIKLKDKNLFVTVHMSFDAIEWDNGVELDPEYVYEQSVQTK
- a CDS encoding DUF2442 domain-containing protein, with the translated sequence MQKGKFIKLKDKNLFVTVHMSFDAIEWDNGVELHPEYVYEQSVPVNPAANRY
- a CDS encoding V-type ATP synthase subunit B; translation: MIEQLKSGKEYVGINKVDGPLLFIKNTHPIGFRELVECIDPSGAVRLGIVLDTSADVVVVQLFEGTASLTLPNTRLRFKGQAHQLGVSEKMLGRVFNGLGHPLDGGPAPRAENYYNVNGKAINPTAREYPRDFIQTGLSVIDGMNTLIRGQKLPIFSGNGLPHNELAAQITRQAKIRGTESEFAIIFAAMGVKHDVANYFIRSFEESGVSSKVALFLSLADEPSIERLITPRSALTLAEYLAFEKDMHVLVILTDMANYCESLREISTIRGEIPSRKGYPGYLYSDLAELYERSGMLKSSKGSITQLPILTMPNDDISHPIPDLTGYITEGQIVFDREMNSRGIFPPVAGLPSLSRLMKDGIGKDMTREDHPHLASQLFAAYSYVKDVRNLASVIGEEELTPLDTQYLEFGKIFEEKFITQGINEDRSIEETLELGWEALRSLPVDELTRLTEDEIETYYHV
- a CDS encoding PTS sugar transporter subunit IIA; the protein is MSLLDILTKEVIAVPLKAQYKNEAIRELIELLKNDGQISDAEQVYDDVMTREDKASTGLEKGIAVPHAKTGAAEKLTAAIGIAPDGIDFGSMDNTPSKLIFLVIAPPASSGAHIALLSEIARLSQYQSLCDELAKADSPEQVLSILQGED
- a CDS encoding V-type ATP synthase subunit D; its protein translation is MYNNYTPTRTTLLQLKQDLSFANLGYDLLDQKRNILVMELLDLVDQTVDYQNLVDEALQAAYNSLEEAVLKMGKMKVFCLSSAVHIDADIDISTRNIMGVSLPVVETHFEERSPYFSTLDTHFYIDSSIEHFKKALNIMGRFSELKISVMRLAAEVKKTIRKVNALEKIAIPEYREAIQYIENRLEENERDAVILLKKIKERLEKKAY
- a CDS encoding V-type ATP synthase subunit A; the protein is MTFPSLIDPRTGKSLMERTILIANTSNMPVSAREASIYTGVTLAEYIRDQGYHVAVMADSTSRWAEALRELSGRMEEMPAEEGFPAYLPTRVAEFYERAGYMETLSGKNGSVTLIGAVLPPGGDFSEPVTQHTKRFVRCFWSLDRQLANARHYPAISWLESYSEYLTDIAAWWEQHAGTEWSKYRKDIMDLLQREVRLNQVVKLVGPDALPDSQRFIIDVCRLFKNAFLQQNAFDETDRFSTIEKQYKMLELILHYYYRGQKAIKSGITLVKLRQMKVYQDIVKMKFSISNEDVSEFDKLMTRLGRSFDQLEAIFE
- a CDS encoding transposase codes for the protein MDALFRPGNVHCNHGTDLRKAVGRLVKAIRTHYADVPIILLKDSGFLDDKNFRFFEERLGIHYACSGKLYKGIKQYVKEVPVDRFHLYQMSWSFVEFGNRLDTWSTFRRCIFTSQETEDNGQMTFDFARPDNVIYTNIGQNKECDEKLVQAVGDDYLKAEKIIELDHSRGKGELVHRSQKDFVVCEQLPFKGFGMNRAFYYIFLMSHFLYEAFKRDMTQDVLPVTSYPSTFRRTVIDFAVKIISTSQQVISESHPSYL
- a CDS encoding universal stress protein — encoded protein: MSDIIRNILVYIDGTEQSIVAAHYAVCLAKTLHTEISALFVVNTQALGTLVKSRIFLQDEEAEYRRDLNADADRYLKHVQQIAQAKGVDVKLHNKNGSVSGEIKNCIKENEIDLLIIGELSRIKSRRDQFYDETERAMRSVPCSVLMVKDEDRVWNMYDHLL